The window CATCAAATAAGATGGAACTACTCTGTTTCTCTCCCGAATGCTTTCTGTGAGGGATGCTGATCCTTGTGATGTTAGCGGTGAGAGAGAAGCTATGGACATCATCTGACACACAAGACCCTTGACCTCACCAAGATTTAAACTGTCCATGTTGATGTTCATGCCTATTAACAACAAAtcacataaaaaaatgaacaaacaaaaaagtttattatatgttaaaaactCTGACAATTCACTTTAGtcaaaataagaaagaaagacaGAAATGCGTCATTTTAACAGATGCATGACGGTAGCGTAAAGATGTGTTTATAAGTTGATTCAACATTGGTCGAACAAAGGAACCACAAGTAGCTGCGTTCGATATgtgcagtattgtttgtttgttatttgaatttcaggcaaagctacacgtccctaatttagcagtgtaagactagaaggaaggcagctactcatcaccacccaccgccaactaatattttaccaacgaatataggaattgaccgtcacattataaagcacccaaggctgaaagggtgagcatgtttggtgttacggggattcgaacccgcgattttcaGATAACGAGtagagcaccttaaccacctggccatgctgggctggtGTGTGCAGTAATTTATAAATCTTGGACTGGGACGACTGGTGGCCGAATGGCTAACATCCCCGGACTGTGAAAATAAGGATTCGTGATTTGCGTTTCCAGACCACTGCTGCAGAAACACGCTCCGCACTTAGTGTTGTCAAAAGGTATATGAataaagtactgaaaacaaaatctGTGACTGTCCCGGATTCGAACCCAGGGTACTAAAGTAACACTTTGGACCGATTTATGATCGgattaaaagtataataatcaaattttaagtgttacATAAGGTAACACTTTATTTGTTAACATATCCTATGCGTCAAATGCATTTCCGTTATTTCCATAATTACCGAAAGAAAGTAAACAACGACTACTACAATATAAACACTCATATTAACTAATTCTAGTTTTACATTAGCGCAGGAGGTTGGATCACCCGCCACACCagtaaaaatacatcaaaattgGGAAAATTACTCTAAAAAAAATCTGGACTCTCGCCGTAATGGGTGCGCCTGTTGCGCACATTTTCTCGTTTCGCGCGGTTAGATAAACGTTACTCGTTATCAAGAAACCTTATTCCCCCCCATCAGCACCACCATTTctaaaaattgtgaaaaatagGTCATGGAGAAAGACGCATGTAACAATGGTCATGCTGTTAGCCTTGCTTTGAGGTCTGGGTTGTTCCGGTAAATAATTGGACCTGCCaacattaaatttgaaaaaatggTAACCCCTATCGGGACAAGGAGAAAACGGCAATTTTGTCTctacaaattatgttttatttaacacTCAATAATCACAGTGTACTACTGCATAAGAGCTGTGTAAGTAGCACTTTTAGAATGATACAATATCATTGAGGTTGTATTTCCcctttaattaaaaaacagaaaaaaaaatcacatgcaATCACGTGACCAAAGTAAACACGACCACAGTTTACGGCCATGTTGGTTATAAACATTATTCGTGAAAAGGTGGTCTCCACTACGTAATAACTTAACCTAGTTATCCGTTCATTTTTCACGAATTTACTAACAAATTAGATAATATATGCAAGTCAAGATATGACGAAAAGTCAAATGTAACATGACAGATCCTTATTTTATGCCGTCAGTAATGACAATCGCGCTAGATGCCAGTAAATTAGTCGATATTGCAAACAGAGAAGCCGAGTTAGGCTTACAAAACAACGTTGAAGTCCCATAGTTTGAGAATACAGATACcgtaaattatttagttttaacaacTCTCTTTGCATCGTCAAGCAGAAGGCATACAAAAGCCTTGATCTTCTTCACAAGTATTTTGTGGCTGGCTGGGTGCACAATATCAGACTGTGGAAAGTGTACAAACGTCCAACTACGTGGGTAATGTCGAGGGTAAGTTTCAGTTGTTTTAGTGACTAGACCTATTGTATATGTTGCATCAGTGGTATGTTTACAATGTAGGTATACTATATcgtattgtattatatttaaactcTACGTGTCTTGAAATACAGTCCTTTTTTAGTACACATTATCACATATTATCTCCACGAAGTAAGCCCTGGCTTTTAAGACCACCTACATGTCTTgacaaacaacatttttaatacaacttTATTATCCCCTACTGGCTCATTTCACTTTACGTTATTTGTATGGGCCTAATCATAGTATTTAGGTTATGGGAAGCATCAAACATTcacataatacatattttatcaaGATTTGTGCGTTCAACTTGTGacaagccccccagtggctcagcggtatgtctgcggacttacaacgctaaaaactgtttcgatacccgtggtgggcagagcacagatagccctttgtgtagctttgtgcttaattcaaaacaacaataacttgtGACAAGGTATATTGCATGTACAAGTAGTACTAATAAGGTATAAAATGCATACTCTATGGTAACCACGATGAATTCTAAGCCTTGTCAGTGTTCGggttttttctttctgttttttttttttttttctaatttcgcgcattGGCATTGCAAAAtaaaagggaagacagctagtcatcaccacccaccgacaactcttaggctactcttttaccaacgaatgatgggattgatcgtcacattatagcgcccccacggctgaaaggacgagcatgtttggtatgactgggattcaaactcgcaaccctcggattacgagtcgaatgccttaaccacctgaccctgCTGGGCCATATATATTTGTAGAACTTAAAATTGTTTACATCTCTATTATGACTGGTAGAGGTTGTCTGGTGACGTCACATATGCCATTGACTAATCTCTGCGTTGCACCTTTTTTCCCAGCATACCTTGTGCTATTGTACTTATCTTGCGTTTCACTTTATTTATTCTCTTtgcatttaatttattgttaaaaaaacttttacatcTTTGGTTGTTAAGCAACTGACTTTCATTTCGCTTTTAAGATAACTTTCTACTCGGTTCCTTACTATGTTCTGAAATCGTACCGTCCGCCACCTGCCAGAAAGGTAAGCAGTTAGCGGCCCAGTTTGTCTGTACTTTTTATCAAGATGACAACGTCTTAATGGCAAACTACTTTAAATATCTTGATCGAAAGGGGTCGGGTGTAGCTAAGTGGTTAACGTGCCTGTATTGAAAATACAAGGATTCAAGCgcttaaaaaaaatatgtatcggCACTACCCCATTCAGAAACAAAATGACGTGAACCGGACAGTGGGATGTGCAGATCACGTGACCTGTTATTATAACTACTGCTGTTAGTGGTAAATACCAGACAGCGAATTAAATGAGAAGCTTGGATGAAAAAAGTACCGCGAAATTTTCCTTACGGGAATATGCGTAACAGGACCGAGTTATaacaagatttttattttttgaactgaatgaacTGGAGATTTGTGTGTACATGTGGATGTCGTATGAATGTAACATCTGATATTCTAAAGGAATTAAcctaacatgttaatataaattacaaattgtTATATTCCCAAAAGTTTAACATGTACCTAATCTATTATGGCGTGAATATCTATAATACTGCCTTAAAAAGTTGATAATTTGTAGGCTTCTAAGGGAAAGTAGAAAATGAGACGTAATCATAACGCGGTCCTGTTAGAGATGGTCCTTATTTGACTCAGTATTGAGAATTCGAGTAGATAAGGTTCACGAGAAATTGGgtccttaattttagcgttgaaatTCCGAAAACTTATCGTTGACCCATTAGAGGGTAGgaattaaatagaaaatacaatagcagttctttgttaaaacacattattgctattaattaattaatattaattatctaGAGGTAGAGAGCGCACAAagtaaagtaatttatacaaacacGAATTAAACTcgttaaaattgtaatatttgtttgaaacacACGAAAGCTACATCGATGGAAAAGGATAGCAGTGGTTGTAGCTTCTGACAGCTTTTTATAGTGAATGATACATCCCTATGTCTCCTAATTTTCCATCAAACCACAACTGGAAGCCACTTGTTCTAGCCTGAATCGAATTATTAATATACTGGCCATAGTCAGTTGCGGACGTAATCTTAATAATAAATCACtacctttttattattgttattgaccATCATTTTACAGTTACAATATTTCTGAATTAAATACACGCAcgtatttaagaaacaaaaacgtaTTAAAATGCATCACCTTTCATACACTCTGGCAGCCCACGAGTTTTTAATCTCTCTAACAGAGCGTTGTGTAACTGATCTATGTAACTGATGACTTCTTCTATAACTGTCAGCTGTAGAGAACACAAAGTGAGAATTATTTTTACGCAAACGTCGAACCgaggagaaaaaaatatatatatacaaggcaagtttatataaaaaaacaacaactcaaagaAATTCACAGTCGTCCACAGAGATACAAAACACAGGATGCTTTTCAGAAGAACCACGTGGTTAGGTACATGTTTAATTAATATGGTCGTTTTGTACACGTGAATTAACATACAAGTtatagctttattttattttatttactttttaataaatattattcagatgtCGCTGTTTGACCgctttttccaaaataaaatgatTGTCTGCCAATCATACCATTTTAGATCACGTACATGGaataaataaagcaataaatAGAAATCTGGTAGTTTTAAAAACGCAAAATAAGAGTCATGAAATGTTCagtgttcatttttttttcttatttacaagttattgtttttatttagttattgtttcCAGGAGAGGTTTATTTCagaatttacacacacacacacacacatgggttAGTCACGTGGGAAAAAACACAAGTTCTAATTGGGTAAATATACTTCTAAACAACGACTTTTCTTAGCAGAGgatcttaatttgtttttaccttggATACTTGGGTTTTTTTGGAAAGTGAAGGAACCATGGACCTGAGACGACGGTATTCTTGGACTCTCTGTTGCTTTCTTCTGGT of the Tachypleus tridentatus isolate NWPU-2018 chromosome 13, ASM421037v1, whole genome shotgun sequence genome contains:
- the LOC143240858 gene encoding uncharacterized protein LOC143240858, with product MRDKGLFCEEPGELAVFGSVASTNVNYRTFLKRRRLLQKRRTRRKQQRVQEYRRLRSMVPSLSKKTQVSKLTVIEEVISYIDQLHNALLERLKTRGLPECMKGMNINMDSLNLGEVKGLVCQMMSIASLSPLTSQGSASLTESIRERNRVVPSYLMRKRK